In Aegilops tauschii subsp. strangulata cultivar AL8/78 chromosome 3, Aet v6.0, whole genome shotgun sequence, one genomic interval encodes:
- the LOC123497758 gene encoding uncharacterized protein, with protein sequence MALRQLCLCGLCVLLLLQAVPSACGGRSPPQPCYKTVTGVPSWCAGEFILALFDDVKNHPIKEYCCVQLACVGEPTCASVLRGVCPPPKQYLPCPPHQYT encoded by the coding sequence ATGGCGCTCCGGCAGCTCTGCCTCTGCGGCCTGTgcgtgctcctcctcctccaggccGTCCCGTCCGCCTGCGGCGGCCGCAGCCCCCCGCAGCCGTGCTACAAGACGGTGACGGGCGTGCCGAGCTGGTGCGCGGGGGAGTTCATCCTGGCGCTCTTCGACGACGTCAAGAACCACCCCATCAAGGAGTACTGCTGCGTGCAGCTCGCCTGCGTCGGCGAGCCAACGTGCGCCTCCGTGCTCCGCGGCGTCTGCCCGCCCCCGAAGCAGTATCTGCCGTGCCCGCCGCACCAATACACGTAG